A genomic stretch from Aerococcaceae bacterium zg-1292 includes:
- a CDS encoding YSIRK-type signal peptide-containing protein (The YSIRK form of extended signal peptide directs nascent proteins to the cross-wall site, while signal peptides lacking YSIRK direct proteins instead to the cell pole. A large fraction of YSIRK proteins are surface proteins anchored by sortase-mediated processing of a C-terminal LPXTG motif.) → MFDKRKDRFSIRKFKVGVGSVFLGSFLIVGAQVYAEETANIKQESDNVAAINENSDASNVVKTKEANSPQEGLMNQTQDNQVPAPNPEADKAVQEATKAIEAAEEVLTRARQRAAVLTSIGIIQLRDKEEIDKLNEEVKTLKEQAKQLVEKLPDDIRKQGLLMRLDTLKPVIVNVNDSNYNGRPDDIEKVLDEAEEAVKAAEAAVKENDAALIKEKKNLANALVKKLEAAVKNVDDYPEIKNYKERLDAIVTPEEAPEEAPEQNPKENPEQKPEEAPEQEPEQKPEQEPEQKPEQEPEQKPEQKPEEAPEQEPEQKPEETPEELDKANEKAAEKAIEAAKKAVDNLKQKIAEDKAISDADKKELEKLNTEIINLKNAAQSQVEKITNDEIKTKLLNRLAAVQPITIIVNDNNNNNIPDEVDKAAEAVKAAKNAASAAQLKKFELGLNDAISPEDKKILDKLDETTNATKKAAAELINKLSDNQYKKDLLEQLQKVTLVNAIVNDQNSNGRPDNIDAAVDAAKAAVNAAKDAESTAQAEKTKALADKKITAAEKAAVDKQNSQIIAKKVKAMDLVKKLPDVVEKPDLMKQLENIKPVEIQITKEDQKEQDNSKKAAEKAAIAAAEAAVKAAEEAAKTAEAQRTKVLADKVVNQAEKTIMDKLNADTKGKKDKALLMVEDLPDGVKKKEFERRLAAVQESKVEVNDLNNNGKPDSQDKAEEEAAAEKAVKAAESAAKLAEVKKAEVLKDKVITQAEKDEVDRLNKDTAAKKELATPLVEKLSEGAKKENLVARLAAIKITTVEVNEKGSNAKPDKPETPKAPETPKAPETPKAPETPETPKAPQTPKAPETPKVPETPKAPQTPSTPKETGEKAIKPGQPAPVQPSQKTANVKKTAELPNTGEANAMIPWSAAALSILTGLGLIVTSRKREDEEA, encoded by the coding sequence ATGTTTGATAAGCGTAAAGACCGATTTTCTATTCGGAAGTTTAAAGTAGGAGTAGGTTCAGTATTCTTAGGTTCATTTTTAATCGTTGGCGCGCAAGTTTATGCGGAAGAGACTGCCAATATTAAACAAGAGTCGGATAATGTTGCGGCGATTAACGAAAACAGTGATGCTAGTAATGTTGTGAAAACAAAAGAAGCGAACAGTCCGCAGGAAGGATTAATGAATCAAACGCAAGATAATCAAGTCCCTGCTCCAAATCCAGAAGCCGATAAAGCGGTACAAGAAGCCACAAAAGCTATCGAAGCTGCTGAAGAAGTATTAACTAGAGCTAGACAAAGAGCAGCTGTATTAACTTCGATTGGTATCATTCAACTTAGAGATAAAGAAGAAATTGATAAATTAAATGAAGAAGTAAAAACGTTAAAAGAGCAAGCGAAGCAATTGGTGGAAAAGCTACCTGATGATATACGTAAACAAGGCTTGTTAATGCGTCTTGACACATTAAAGCCAGTTATTGTGAACGTAAATGATTCCAATTACAATGGTCGTCCGGATGATATTGAAAAGGTTTTGGATGAAGCTGAAGAAGCAGTAAAAGCAGCTGAAGCGGCAGTGAAAGAAAATGATGCTGCATTGATTAAAGAAAAGAAAAATTTAGCTAACGCCCTAGTAAAAAAATTAGAAGCAGCGGTTAAAAATGTAGATGACTATCCTGAAATAAAAAATTATAAAGAGCGCTTAGATGCAATTGTAACACCAGAAGAAGCACCAGAAGAAGCGCCTGAACAAAATCCAAAAGAGAATCCAGAACAAAAGCCAGAAGAAGCGCCAGAGCAAGAGCCAGAACAAAAGCCAGAGCAAGAGCCAGAACAAAAGCCAGAGCAAGAGCCGGAACAAAAGCCAGAACAAAAGCCAGAAGAAGCGCCAGAGCAAGAGCCGGAACAAAAGCCAGAAGAAACACCGGAAGAATTAGACAAAGCAAATGAAAAGGCAGCTGAAAAGGCAATTGAGGCAGCTAAAAAGGCAGTCGACAATTTGAAGCAAAAAATTGCGGAAGATAAAGCCATTAGTGATGCAGACAAAAAGGAATTAGAAAAATTAAATACCGAAATCATCAATTTGAAAAATGCAGCACAATCACAGGTGGAAAAAATAACAAATGACGAAATAAAAACAAAATTATTAAATCGCCTTGCAGCAGTTCAACCTATTACTATTATTGTTAATGATAATAACAATAATAATATCCCCGATGAAGTTGATAAAGCGGCAGAAGCGGTTAAAGCTGCAAAAAATGCAGCTAGTGCTGCACAATTGAAGAAATTTGAATTAGGCTTGAATGATGCGATTAGTCCCGAAGACAAAAAGATATTAGATAAACTTGATGAAACAACTAACGCTACAAAAAAAGCAGCAGCAGAATTAATTAACAAATTGTCTGATAATCAGTATAAAAAAGATTTGTTAGAGCAATTACAAAAGGTAACCCTAGTTAATGCTATAGTCAATGACCAAAACAGCAATGGTCGCCCAGATAATATTGATGCTGCTGTCGATGCGGCTAAAGCTGCCGTTAATGCTGCAAAAGACGCAGAGAGTACAGCTCAAGCTGAAAAGACAAAAGCCTTAGCTGATAAGAAAATTACGGCAGCTGAAAAAGCTGCAGTAGACAAACAAAATAGTCAAATAATAGCTAAAAAAGTCAAAGCAATGGATTTAGTGAAAAAATTGCCAGATGTGGTTGAAAAGCCTGATTTGATGAAACAACTTGAAAACATTAAACCTGTTGAGATACAAATCACCAAAGAAGACCAAAAAGAACAAGACAATAGTAAAAAGGCAGCTGAAAAAGCAGCCATTGCAGCCGCGGAAGCAGCAGTAAAAGCTGCAGAAGAGGCAGCAAAAACAGCTGAAGCTCAAAGAACAAAAGTGTTAGCAGATAAAGTAGTCAATCAAGCAGAAAAAACGATTATGGACAAGTTGAACGCTGACACCAAAGGTAAGAAAGACAAAGCGCTATTAATGGTCGAAGATTTACCAGACGGAGTGAAGAAAAAAGAATTTGAAAGACGTCTTGCAGCTGTTCAAGAAAGTAAAGTTGAAGTCAATGATTTAAACAATAATGGCAAACCTGATAGCCAAGATAAAGCTGAAGAAGAAGCAGCCGCTGAAAAAGCAGTCAAAGCAGCCGAATCAGCCGCAAAATTAGCTGAAGTGAAGAAAGCTGAAGTGCTGAAAGATAAAGTCATCACTCAAGCTGAGAAAGATGAAGTTGACCGATTAAACAAGGATACAGCCGCTAAGAAAGAACTCGCAACACCATTAGTCGAAAAATTATCTGAAGGTGCTAAAAAAGAGAATCTAGTAGCCCGCCTTGCAGCCATAAAAATTACTACAGTAGAAGTAAATGAAAAAGGCAGCAATGCTAAACCAGATAAACCAGAAACACCAAAGGCACCGGAAACACCAAAGGCACCGGAAACACCAAAGGCACCGGAAACACCGGAAACACCGAAAGCACCGCAAACACCAAAAGCACCGGAAACACCGAAAGTGCCGGAAACACCAAAAGCGCCGCAAACACCGAGTACGCCAAAAGAGACTGGAGAAAAAGCAATCAAACCAGGACAACCGGCACCCGTTCAGCCAAGTCAAAAAACAGCGAATGTCAAAAAAACTGCTGAACTACCAAATACAGGTGAAGCAAATGCAATGATTCCTTGGAGTGCCGCAGCTCTTTCAATTCTTACAGGATTAGGATTAATTGTAACCAGTCGTAAACGAGAAGATGAAGAAGCGTAA
- a CDS encoding FIVAR domain-containing protein — translation MFEKRKDRFSIRKFKVGVGSVFLGSFLFVAPQVYAEETANVNPTTENTAANLEKNEDLNFEEATLLTNNEEKTSETVEADKTETEAKEAAPSNVEAGDEAKNVTPGTEEQTGEDNTTDVKTSEGGTTTDVTNKVPTTSNSQAESTVETPTVPTNTVDKEALTKLVNKADEVRNSQTYKLAEGAVQSLYETSITGGQSLLDKKDATQEQVNNSVSGINTYIDALKKSALKQTTNPSDKEAIEKESLQREKNKLQELIENDYKFKNSPAYQNANDAVKGLYDGAISGGKTTLAKENVTETEVKNSIAGINQYIESLSISAAREAVEEAEKAAKAGKDKKTQVEPDGVTQKEKAAVDALDKVTNQKKAAATTLVNNLPDGDSKKDFTKRLEQVKPVQIQATIKEDEGQADETDKGTDQDSNNSSGKDTNKGTENDTGKAPEQNPDSDTKQDTEEGKTQDSDKGTENGTENGIEKDTDKDTGKEPEKEPEKEPEKEPEKEAEPEQDKEQGKEQDKEEDSNKGTENDKEKDTEPKTDTEQGKKPNTDSETGSDTDSDKKQDSDQGTEPKTDTDQGTKPNTDSDTDSDTKQDSDQGTEPNIDSNTKQDSEQGTKPKTEDESRKDSDAQSDAPDTDNKEAEEAAAKVAAEKAVAEAEKEANAARLKLFELGLNSAISSEDKTKLDELDNATNVSKKAAEELVNKLQDETFKKGLQERLTKVNPVNAEVNDTNNNGIPDAVDNDVKTAEAAIKAAQAAASEAQAKLKDAQSNGEVTQVEKDAVDKLNEKITAEKEKATALVNKLPGYVNKDELNKQLNEITTVNAEVTKKDNDVKPDAGVQPNGEDAKTKAAEAAAEKAVAEAEAAGQAAQAKKEAVEANNAVNQAEKKEVTRLNNDTVSKKKIAEYLVSDLPNGEKKAALEKRLAAVKTVEVEVNDENDNGKPDSQDRAEEEAIAEKAVVEAEAAAKVAEMKKADVLKDKVVTKAEKAEVDKLNKETEAKKAAAIPLVEKLSEGAKKEALFARLAGINITTVEVNEQDNNVKPETPKAPSKPAKPAKPEQPKTPEKPVEPATPKAPEKSAKPATPKAPEKPAKPEQPKTPEKPVQPSAPKAPEKPAKSATPKAPEKSVKPSAPKAPEKPVHPAAPKAPEKPVQPEQPKTPEKPVKPSAPKAPENPVQPSAPKVPEKPVKPSAPKAPAKPAKPATPKAPEKPVQPATPKVPEKPVNPEQPKTPEKPVKPSAPKAPEKPVQPSAPKVPEKPVKPSAPKAPAKPAKPATPKAPEKPVQPATPKVPEKPVNPEAPQVPEQPKTPEVPKEESTPEKPAAPGQAIPEQQGKKESVHQQSSSLPNTGDANSMIFWSAAAFSILTGLGFVVTARQKEDEEA, via the coding sequence ATGTTTGAAAAACGAAAAGATAGATTCTCGATTCGAAAATTCAAAGTTGGTGTAGGTTCAGTTTTCTTAGGGTCGTTTTTATTCGTAGCACCTCAAGTCTATGCTGAGGAAACAGCAAATGTAAATCCAACGACAGAAAACACTGCAGCCAATCTAGAGAAAAATGAAGACTTAAATTTTGAAGAAGCAACATTATTAACTAATAACGAAGAAAAAACTTCTGAAACAGTTGAAGCAGATAAGACTGAAACTGAAGCAAAAGAAGCAGCACCAAGTAATGTTGAAGCTGGTGACGAAGCAAAAAATGTCACACCAGGTACAGAGGAACAAACGGGTGAAGATAATACAACCGATGTGAAAACGTCAGAAGGTGGTACAACGACTGATGTAACCAATAAGGTACCTACTACTAGCAATTCACAAGCGGAATCTACTGTTGAAACACCAACGGTACCTACTAATACAGTTGATAAAGAAGCATTGACAAAACTTGTTAATAAAGCGGATGAAGTGAGAAATAGCCAAACATATAAACTTGCGGAAGGCGCTGTTCAAAGTTTATATGAGACTTCAATTACTGGCGGGCAATCACTTTTAGATAAAAAAGACGCAACTCAGGAGCAAGTTAATAATTCAGTAAGCGGAATCAATACTTATATCGATGCATTAAAAAAATCAGCATTAAAACAGACTACTAATCCTAGTGATAAAGAAGCCATCGAAAAAGAATCACTTCAAAGAGAAAAAAATAAATTACAAGAACTCATTGAAAATGACTATAAATTTAAAAATAGTCCAGCCTATCAAAATGCAAATGATGCTGTAAAAGGTTTATATGATGGCGCAATTAGTGGTGGCAAAACAACTTTAGCTAAAGAAAACGTAACTGAAACTGAAGTAAAAAATTCAATTGCTGGAATTAATCAATATATTGAGTCTTTATCAATATCAGCTGCAAGAGAAGCTGTCGAAGAAGCAGAAAAAGCAGCTAAAGCAGGCAAAGATAAGAAAACTCAAGTTGAACCAGATGGCGTTACACAAAAAGAAAAAGCTGCAGTTGATGCATTAGACAAAGTTACTAATCAGAAAAAAGCTGCCGCAACTACATTAGTTAATAACTTACCTGATGGGGACAGTAAAAAGGATTTTACTAAACGTCTTGAACAAGTAAAACCAGTACAGATTCAAGCGACAATAAAAGAAGACGAAGGTCAAGCAGATGAAACCGACAAAGGTACAGACCAAGACTCTAATAACAGCTCCGGAAAAGATACAAACAAAGGTACTGAAAACGATACTGGTAAAGCCCCAGAACAAAATCCAGATTCAGACACAAAACAAGATACCGAAGAAGGTAAAACTCAAGACTCTGATAAAGGTACTGAAAATGGAACTGAAAACGGCATCGAAAAAGATACGGATAAAGATACCGGGAAAGAACCAGAAAAAGAGCCTGAAAAAGAGCCTGAAAAAGAGCCTGAAAAAGAAGCAGAACCAGAACAAGATAAAGAGCAAGGTAAAGAGCAAGATAAAGAAGAAGATTCTAACAAAGGTACCGAAAACGATAAAGAAAAAGATACCGAACCAAAAACTGATACAGAGCAAGGTAAAAAACCAAACACTGATTCAGAAACTGGCTCAGACACCGATTCAGATAAAAAACAAGACTCAGACCAAGGAACCGAACCAAAAACTGATACAGACCAAGGTACAAAACCAAACACTGATTCAGACACCGATTCAGACACAAAACAAGACTCAGACCAAGGAACCGAACCAAACATTGATTCAAATACAAAACAAGACTCAGAGCAAGGCACAAAACCAAAAACTGAAGACGAGTCTAGAAAAGATAGTGACGCTCAATCAGATGCTCCAGATACTGATAATAAAGAAGCAGAAGAAGCTGCAGCCAAAGTAGCAGCAGAAAAAGCAGTAGCTGAAGCAGAAAAAGAAGCTAATGCAGCGCGCTTGAAGTTGTTTGAATTGGGATTAAATAGTGCGATTAGTTCGGAAGATAAAACAAAATTAGACGAACTAGACAACGCAACAAATGTCAGCAAAAAAGCTGCAGAAGAGTTGGTTAACAAGTTACAAGACGAAACATTTAAAAAAGGTTTACAAGAACGTCTTACAAAAGTGAATCCTGTGAATGCGGAAGTCAATGATACAAACAACAATGGTATCCCAGACGCAGTTGATAATGACGTCAAGACAGCCGAAGCAGCTATTAAAGCCGCTCAAGCGGCAGCCAGTGAAGCTCAAGCTAAGCTAAAAGACGCACAAAGCAATGGTGAAGTTACACAAGTAGAAAAAGACGCTGTTGATAAATTAAATGAAAAAATTACAGCTGAAAAAGAAAAAGCAACTGCCTTAGTGAACAAATTACCAGGATATGTTAACAAAGATGAGTTAAACAAACAGCTTAATGAAATCACAACGGTTAATGCAGAAGTGACGAAAAAAGACAACGACGTTAAACCAGATGCTGGTGTACAACCAAATGGCGAAGACGCAAAAACCAAAGCCGCCGAAGCAGCCGCAGAAAAAGCAGTTGCCGAAGCTGAAGCAGCAGGACAAGCAGCGCAAGCTAAGAAAGAAGCTGTAGAAGCGAATAATGCCGTTAATCAAGCAGAGAAAAAGGAAGTAACTCGCTTAAACAATGATACAGTTTCTAAGAAAAAAATAGCTGAGTACTTGGTGAGCGATTTACCAAATGGTGAGAAGAAAGCAGCACTTGAAAAACGTTTAGCTGCAGTGAAAACTGTCGAAGTTGAAGTTAATGACGAAAACGATAACGGCAAACCAGATAGCCAAGACAGAGCCGAGGAAGAAGCAATTGCAGAAAAAGCAGTAGTTGAAGCTGAAGCAGCCGCAAAAGTTGCTGAAATGAAAAAAGCTGATGTGTTAAAAGATAAAGTTGTCACTAAAGCAGAAAAAGCCGAAGTTGATAAATTAAATAAAGAGACAGAAGCTAAGAAAGCAGCAGCGATACCATTGGTCGAAAAATTATCTGAAGGTGCTAAAAAAGAAGCATTGTTTGCTCGTCTTGCAGGCATAAACATTACTACTGTTGAAGTCAATGAACAAGACAACAATGTTAAACCAGAAACACCAAAAGCACCGTCGAAACCGGCAAAACCAGCGAAACCGGAACAACCGAAAACACCGGAGAAACCAGTGGAACCGGCAACACCGAAAGCACCGGAAAAATCAGCAAAACCTGCAACACCGAAAGCACCAGAAAAACCAGCGAAACCGGAACAACCGAAAACACCGGAGAAACCAGTGCAACCGTCAGCACCGAAAGCACCGGAAAAACCAGCGAAATCGGCAACACCGAAAGCACCGGAAAAATCAGTGAAACCGTCAGCACCGAAAGCACCAGAAAAACCAGTGCACCCAGCAGCACCGAAAGCACCGGAAAAACCAGTGCAACCGGAACAACCGAAAACACCGGAGAAACCAGTGAAACCGTCAGCACCGAAAGCACCGGAAAATCCAGTGCAACCGTCAGCACCGAAAGTACCAGAAAAACCAGTGAAACCGTCAGCACCGAAAGCACCGGCAAAACCAGCGAAACCGGCAACACCGAAAGCACCAGAAAAACCAGTGCAACCGGCAACACCGAAAGTACCGGAAAAACCAGTGAATCCGGAACAACCGAAAACACCGGAGAAACCAGTGAAACCGTCAGCACCGAAAGCACCGGAAAAACCAGTGCAACCGTCAGCACCGAAAGTACCAGAAAAACCAGTGAAACCGTCAGCACCGAAAGCACCGGCAAAACCAGCGAAACCGGCAACACCGAAAGCACCAGAAAAACCAGTGCAACCGGCAACACCGAAAGTACCGGAAAAACCAGTGAATCCGGAAGCACCGCAAGTGCCAGAACAACCAAAAACACCGGAAGTACCCAAAGAAGAGTCAACACCAGAAAAACCAGCTGCACCAGGACAAGCAATTCCTGAACAGCAAGGTAAAAAAGAAAGTGTACACCAACAATCTTCTTCACTTCCAAACACTGGTGATGCTAATTCAATGATTTTTTGGAGTGCAGCAGCCTTTTCAATCCTTACAGGCTTAGGATTTGTCGTAACTGCTCGTCAAAAAGAAGACGAAGAAGCATAG
- the tnpB gene encoding IS66 family insertion sequence element accessory protein TnpB: MALNLTDLGQVYLVCGKTDMRQGIDSLAIIVKEQLALDPFSGSVFLFCGTKKDRFKALYWDGQGFWLLYKRFGNGRLQWPNTVDQVEQLSNQQIEWLMNGFSIYPKINTATQRDFY; this comes from the coding sequence ATGGCATTGAATCTCACTGATTTAGGACAAGTCTATCTGGTATGCGGAAAAACAGATATGCGTCAAGGGATTGATTCACTTGCCATCATCGTGAAAGAACAGTTAGCGTTAGACCCCTTTTCAGGTTCCGTCTTCTTGTTCTGCGGAACCAAAAAAGACCGTTTTAAAGCTCTTTATTGGGATGGACAAGGATTCTGGTTATTATATAAACGTTTCGGTAATGGTCGGCTTCAATGGCCGAATACCGTTGACCAAGTGGAACAACTTTCAAATCAACAAATTGAATGGCTCATGAATGGTTTTTCCATTTATCCTAAAATTAATACAGCTACCCAGCGAGATTTTTATTGA
- a CDS encoding IS66 family transposase, which translates to MSNDQLSIAFLLEIAESFSAENEALKAEKEALKADKEALIAENEALKAEKEASRLAYENELTLLREQLQSLKQFIFGRSSEKTAVAVDESGEQLSLFDLDKDNDAALPQEEKEEETITYKRRKPKTKGKRQAVLDQLESVDIHHELEGDACVCEACQSQLTEIGTSCYRRETVFIPAQLKCYNHIQHAYKCTHCSQQQATDVIVKAPVPKAPIEHSFGSASVIAHTIHQKYTLKVPNYRQEEDWQNMDLPITRKEITNWQILVCQYYLSFLYTLLMDLLVQQPILHADETPFRVLDSKTEKTYYWVLLSEKDHPQGITFYHHDPSRGGHVIKELLGDYDGYLHCDMYQGYQQLPYVKIVGCWAHVRRKFFEANPKKGVKGLAKVGLDYCDRLFHLEDKWADLSPEERCQQRQEKMLPVMDKFFNWCRNQRPLKGSKLQKAIDYALNHEVDFRTVLEDGRLVLSNNLAERAIKALVMGRKNWLFSKSFEGAKSNAIIMTILETAKRHHLNTERYMAYLLEQLPNEPLFEKNGVLEAYLPWNENIQKLFRVSEAK; encoded by the coding sequence ATGAGCAATGACCAACTATCAATCGCGTTTTTATTAGAAATAGCCGAATCATTTAGCGCTGAAAATGAAGCATTAAAAGCGGAGAAAGAAGCGTTAAAAGCGGACAAAGAAGCATTGATTGCTGAGAATGAAGCGTTAAAAGCGGAGAAAGAAGCAAGTCGTCTAGCTTATGAAAATGAGTTGACTCTATTACGTGAACAATTACAAAGTTTAAAACAATTCATCTTTGGAAGATCTTCTGAAAAAACAGCTGTCGCAGTTGATGAATCCGGTGAACAATTATCATTATTTGATCTCGATAAAGACAATGATGCAGCACTTCCTCAAGAAGAAAAAGAGGAAGAAACTATTACTTATAAAAGAAGAAAGCCTAAAACAAAAGGAAAACGTCAAGCGGTATTAGACCAACTAGAATCCGTGGATATTCATCACGAACTCGAAGGAGATGCCTGTGTATGCGAGGCTTGTCAAAGTCAGTTAACTGAAATTGGGACATCTTGTTACCGCAGAGAAACAGTATTTATCCCTGCGCAATTAAAATGTTACAATCATATTCAACATGCTTACAAATGCACGCATTGTAGTCAACAACAAGCAACAGATGTGATTGTCAAAGCACCAGTACCTAAAGCGCCGATTGAGCATAGTTTTGGGTCCGCTTCGGTCATTGCGCATACGATCCATCAAAAATATACTTTAAAAGTGCCGAACTATCGCCAAGAAGAGGATTGGCAAAATATGGACTTACCCATTACCCGTAAAGAAATAACCAATTGGCAGATACTCGTGTGCCAATATTATTTAAGTTTTCTTTATACACTATTAATGGATCTTTTGGTGCAACAACCCATCTTACATGCGGATGAAACACCTTTTCGTGTGCTAGATAGTAAGACAGAAAAAACGTATTATTGGGTCTTACTGTCTGAAAAAGATCATCCGCAAGGAATCACCTTCTACCACCATGACCCAAGTCGCGGTGGCCACGTTATAAAGGAGCTATTAGGTGATTATGATGGCTATTTACATTGCGATATGTATCAAGGCTATCAACAACTTCCATACGTGAAAATCGTAGGCTGTTGGGCGCATGTAAGACGTAAGTTTTTCGAGGCAAACCCTAAAAAGGGTGTTAAAGGTCTAGCTAAAGTGGGATTAGATTACTGTGATCGACTCTTTCATTTAGAAGATAAATGGGCTGACCTATCGCCTGAAGAACGTTGTCAACAGCGTCAAGAGAAAATGTTACCTGTGATGGATAAATTCTTTAATTGGTGCCGCAACCAACGTCCACTTAAGGGATCAAAGCTTCAAAAAGCCATCGATTATGCTTTAAATCATGAAGTGGACTTTCGCACGGTGTTAGAGGATGGGCGACTAGTGTTGTCGAACAATCTGGCAGAACGGGCGATTAAGGCTCTCGTCATGGGGAGAAAGAATTGGTTGTTTTCGAAAAGTTTTGAGGGCGCGAAATCCAATGCGATCATCATGACAATTCTTGAGACAGCTAAGCGACATCACTTAAACACTGAACGCTATATGGCCTATTTATTAGAGCAATTACCGAATGAACCCTTATTCGAAAAAAATGGGGTTCTGGAGGCTTATTTGCCATGGAATGAAAATATTCAGAAATTGTTTAGAGTTTCTGAAGCAAAATAA